ACAAACCGGCATGTGAGTTGGCTCGAGGTGGGCCGGAGGCGGCGCAAGTCTGAAAACCAAGACGAGGTTATCGCACTGGCGGTTGGTGCTACGTCAAACCGAATCAAACCGAGGCAGTCCAAATAAAAACCCCAGGGGCTGCGCAGGTAGTCACAGCTAGGCAGGAAGGCCCGGATCACACGTAAGGCTAACACACGGCATGATTGCTGCTTTGCCGCTTTCAGAGTCGCATTCCATCATACCCACCGCTCTGGTCCAAGCCACTCAAGATGCGTATCGTGCCTGGAGACTGGAGAACAAAAAGACCCGTTCCTTGCCGGCATATGGTCTCTACAAAGCTGTCGAGTACCTTTTTCACTCACCCCTGCCGCCCAGTCACATGCACCCTGTGCGGCGCAGCTGGGGTACAGGTACATCAAAAGGTCCACCCAGCGGCATCTTGCTTCCAACAATCTTGCCGGTTCACCGGACTGTGACGGTCAATGCGAGATctatcccaccaccatggcctTGCTTGTTGACTTGCTGGATCACGCGCCATCTGGGAGTGGACGAGCCATTGTTGGCTTGGTCGCCCTTGTTTTCGTTTTGAACATATTATTCTGGAACACCAAGTACTGCACTGTGTCTGGTTCGCCAGTCGCTGGTCGAAAGTGGTGGTTTGAACCCCTGATTCTTACAAGATATCGTTTTCTTCTCAACGGCTGGTCGGTCACCCAGGCAGGATGGGATCAGGTGAGCACTTCTGTTGTTAGCTACTCCTTCTGGATGCGATGCTAATCGGGTTTTCAGTATGGCGATCGCATCTTCACGATTGCCCGTCCTGATTCCAACGTCACGGTGCTCCCACCGCGGTACCTGGATGAGCTTCAAAATCTGCCGGATACCAAGCTCAATGGTATTGAAGCGCTCGCTGCGGTATGTATATTTTTTACCCGTTGATGGTTGCAAAATCGAGACTGACAACCATCGCAGGACATGGGTGACGAGTACAGCGGAATCTCAATCCTCACGGGCACTCATTTGACCTTCAATGTTATTCGCAACAAGTTGACCCCCAAAATGCCCGCTATCATCACTCCGCTCAtggaagagctggaggatgCCTTGAAGATAGAGCTACCGGACTCCAAAGAGTGGGTGGCCGTTGATCTCGGCAACGTCTTCACCCGTTTCGTGTCAAGATTGACGACACGTGTGTGGGTGGGCAAAGAGCTCAGCCGCAACGATGGCTGGCACACCGACAATATCCGGACGGTTGAGAATATCTTCATGACGGCGATAGTGCTCAGGTTTGTGCCGCCAGCTTTGCACCCAATCGTGGGGGCGCTTCTGCCCACGCGCGGACGCATTCGCGAAGGCATCAAAAAGGTGCAGTCATACCTTGTGCCGCTCATCGAGGAGAGGCGGCGTCGTCAGGCGGAACTTGGGACGGtgcctgaggaggaggaggatgttctCCAGTGGCTGATGGACGGCGCAAGCGAGGAGGAGTCATCTGCCGAGAACCTGACCGAGCGTTACGTGTACTCGGTGATTGGGTCCCTGTACACGGTTTCGGGTGCCCTGACTGACTGCCTGCTGGACCTGGCCGAGCATCCCGAGCATGTCGAGCCGTTACGCCAAGAGCTCAGGCAGGTGATGGCAGAGAGCGGCGGGAAGTGGGAAAGGGGCACAGCAGCCAAACTGGTAAAGATGGACAGCTTCATGAAGGAGTCACTGCGGACGAACGCGCCGAGTCCCTTCAGCCAGAAACGGAtcgtcaaggaggagcttACGCTGTCGGACGGGTTGAAGCTGCCGGCTGGGGCGTACGTGTGCATGATCGATCAATCGGCGATCGGGAGGGGGCCGGACAAGTTCGATGGGTTCCGGTACGCAGGGATGCGCCAGGACCCCGGGTTCATGACCAAGTACCAGTACACTTCGACGGACCGCGACCATTTGACATTTGGGCACGGCAGACTGGCCTGTCCCGGACGGTTCGTGGCGTCCCTGGAGATGAAAATGGTGCTTGCGGCTATGCTGGAACGGTACGAAGTAAGCTTTCATCCgagtggaaaggggggtgtcAGACCTCAAAAGATacagctgctggagctggcgTTCCATAATCCGGCCAGTCGTGTCTACCTGCGGCAGAGACATCAAACAAAAGAGTAGGTAGTACTCGCTGGTGGTATCGGCGTCCAAACCCGAGCTATCCGCTGCGAGGTAGCTAGTCAGAACATGAAGTCAGCAACAAATTGATCAAATGTCATTTCTCACCCACCTACCTTAGTCTCAGCGGTCCGTCCagaactcctcctcccgtctcGTGCCGCGCCGCAATCCTGCACGGCCGGCAGTGCTAAGGGCATTATCGGCTACTGGCTCCGCCGCCTGTTGCGTTGCCTTGTGTAGATTGAATGGACCGCTGCAAACAACCAACAGATTGGAGCGGCTGCCCATGTCACTGTGCCCGACACAGTACCCCTGCAGAACGGCCCTTGCTGACGTTACACAGGCACCGGGGATGGGACACCCGGCAACTGGACACCTGCTGCCAGTGGATGCCAGTGTACCGCCCCTCCATCGTCACctggcatcaccacctcctggtGGCAGGACATCAAAGTTGAAAGCATCACTTTTCCTCGCACCGGATCCCGTTACTTGTTCATTTTGCTATCCTCCCAACCATTTCCCTACCGGTCATCACCTTCTCCATATTCGGCATTCTACCTCTACTCTGGTTCCCAGTTCCACACACCTACCTGAACCACCATGGACTCTGAGCACGATTTCATCattgtcggcggcggcacgtctgggctggtggttgcGGCCCGGCTCACAGAGGATCCAAACACTTCGGTTCTTGTCGTTGAAGCCGGCACCGAGCACACCAACGACCCACGCATCCGGACACCGGCCTTTTGGCTTTCTGTTTTGGGATCACCTGACTTTGACTGGGCTTACAAGACCGTCCCCCAGGTGCGAACGCCCCAATCATTctcctcatcgtcagcaGCCACTAACTGTCGCCTAGAAAGGACTTGATGGCAAAGTCATCCCCCTGTCGCAGGGCAAGCTCATCGGTGGCTCAAGTGCTATCAACGGCCTGGCGTTTGTGGCCAACTCCAAAGCTGCCGTTGATGCCTGGGGTGCTTTCGGCAACCCGGGCTGGGACTGGGAGACTTTGGGCCCCTACTACAAGAGGTTCCACACTTTAGCACACCCATCCGACGCTGCTGGCAAACACCTCCGTCTTTCCTATGTCGATGAAAGCGTCCGTGGCTGCGACGGCCCCATCAAGGCATCCTTCCCTGAAGAATCCAAAGATCCTCTTCCAAACGCCTGGGTCGACACCATCGGGGCCCTGGGCTTCCCAGCCTCTGGAGATCCCTTCAGTGGGAAATTCTCTGGCGGCTATGTCAACGCCTTGAGCGTTGACCCCGAGTCACGCACACGCAGTGATGCGGCGACGGCCTATTTCGAGCCTGCCAAATCCCGTCCCAACCTCCATGTTGTGACCAGTGCCCTCGCAGAAAAGATTTTGTTCGACACTGCTGGCGCGAGTCCGAAGGCCGTTGGGGTCCAAATCCAAAAGGACGGCAAGACTGTCACTCTcgccgccaagaaggaggtcatcctcgccgccggaGTCTTTGGGTCGCCAAAGCTTCTGGAACTGTCGGGCGTTGGTAACAGAGAGCTTCTTGAGAAGCTAAACATTCCGGTGGTTGTGGATAACCCCAATGTGGGTGAGAATCTGCAAGATCACCCCGTTTCCAGCGTGAGCTTTGAGGTAGAGGAGGGCGTCAAGACCATCGATGCTCTGACCCGACAGGATCCCGAAGCCGTCGGTGCCGCGATGCAAGAATACATGACCAACAAGTCAGGCCCCTTTGCTGTGGGCAACTTCACAGGGTCACTTCTACCCGTGGCCGACTTTGTCGGGCCTGATGGAAAGTCTACCCTTGACCAGGTCATCAAGCAGATAACAGCTTCGAACCCCAGCCCGTCATCTGGCGATTTTACGCCTCATCACACCGAGTTTGTGCACTCGGTCCTGGCAAACCGAGCAGAAGGTGCGGGAAACCTATTCATGTATGCGGCCTGCGCCAATGTCAATCCTGACAGCGTGGGCGCCGACATTATTGTAAAGGATGCGTCCCCGGCCAACTTTGTTACAATCTGTGCGGCGCTGTGCTACCCGCTTTCACGTGGCAGCGCCCACATCACGTCTTCCAACGCCGCAGACCTGTCGGTCATTGACCCCAGATATCTGGAGCACCCTCTGGATCTGGAAGTCCAGGCCCGTCTTCTGCGGTACGCAGAGACCATTGTGCGCACCGAGCCCCTGAGCAAGTTCATCAAGCGAGGCGGACGCCGGAACGCGGGGGCTCCCGCTGACCTCGGCGATCTGGATGTGGCAAAGCAATACTCCAAGTTGTCGGCGCTCAGCTGCTGGCATCCCACGAGCACCTGTGCCATGCTTCCCCGTGAGCGAGGAGGTGTTGTGGATGCTCGGCTGCATGTTCACGGCGTCGAGGGCCTTCGCATTGTCGATTCCAGTATCATTCCTCTGGCCACGCGTGGCAACACCCAGACGACAGTGTACGCGGTTGCAGAGAGAGCTGCTGACCTTATCAAGAAGGAATACGGCATTGGAAACTGAAGAGTTTCAGCACATATGCGGGTAACCGCTTGGATGTAACGAGGTGAATGCAGGGCGGCCTTCTAGAACTATTTTCTCTCCAAGCAATAATCTGACACCGAGTTCTTACAATATTTGCTTCGTCCACTGCTGCATGAAAAATCCTTGCATTTagaccaccacaccaactgGCAACCACACAGCGGAGAAACGAAATAGCGAGACAATTCGGGCCTATCTCGACCGAATTCTGTTCCACTCCAGAGCGGCACGGGCACCGGGTTCACCGCGGAGGCTTCCGACCCCGTGTGTACTGTGCAacacaccaaccaacaccaataccacccccccagccGAACGAATTATTGGACGGTTGTTGGTCGTGGAGGGTGCAGCTGGGCGGCACACAACCACTCAACCCTCTTGGTTGCTATCAGCTGCGCCACAGGACTGCCTGCTTGTATTGATTTGACAAATGCATTGCAAAGGACGGGAATAATTACTGTGACGCTGGGGAAACAAGAGTCCGATCCTTCCATacaccctccagctcccaccTTCTGCAGTCTGTCTTTTCAGGACATTGCCTGCAACGCCGTGCCCTTCTACTGCGTTTCTCTATCGCTCGCTGGCAGAAACGCCATCGAAGGAGAGGGTCGATGTGGTATTGGGGATTTTTCCACATGCCATCCGCATTTCGCCTCTTGTAACAAACCGTCGAGTTGTTGTCCGTCTCCTTTTATTCTTCACAAAGTTGCGTGGGTGTACAACTCCTTTTTAACCGGACGAGCTGACtgctacacacacacaacaaactctgctttttcttttctgtgttttttttttctcttccgAGTTTTccggggaggagaagagcgagCACAGCCcgttcaccaccacaaccaccaccaccgccgccgccgcagtgGTAGCCTAgacatcacccccaaaccaaggtttttttttaattgtTGGAAAAGgcaaacacaacaacaacgccgccgccaaccgCCAAGATGGACGGACCAGACGGGATGCCGATGGATTTTAACCTCATACCTGCGATGGCGCCGCCGGAGGGTCAGGTGCCCAACTTTGAGAACCCGTCGGTGAACCAGGCGCCTGCGTACATCGCCGTCGCGGCCGTGTTCATGGCCCTGACGGTGTTTTTTGCCGGTGTGAGGTTCTGGGCGCGGTTTTTTGTGCAGAGGGCGCCGTGGTGGGATGATTGTGAGTTTTTGTTACTGATCAAGTCATGATGGATTGAGTGCTGACGAATGCGGTAGTGTTTATCTTTTTGGCGTTGGTGAGTGATGCTGGTTcgaggctgttggtgatgaaggaggtGACTGACTGTGATGTAATAAGTTGTGTCAAGGTGCCTATATTGGGTTGGCTATCTGGCGTACGTTGTTGATACCTTTTTTCTGCAGATGATCTGAGTGATAATTTGCTAACCATCAGACAGTCTCCCTCCACGGCGTGGGCAGACACATGTGGGATGTCTCCGTCGCGAGCGTCATGAAGCTCATCGAGCCTGGTCGAGCCATTGGCGATGTAACCGAGCCCGCCATCGGTTTCACCAAGCTTGGTCTCTTGCTCTTCTACTACAAGCTCTTCGCCGTGAATGACCTCACCAGAATCGGCTCGCTCGTGGGCATGGCTGTCGTCGTGCCACTGTACACGGcgctcttcttcgtctttgtCTTTATGGATGAGGCCTCGGCGTGGAAGGCGAACAAGGCCATGGCCGTGTTCAACATCGTCACCGATTTCTACCTTCTCGTGTTGCCTCTCACTGCCGTGGTGTGGCTTCGCATGGAGCGCAGAAAGAAGATTGGTCTCATTGTTATTTTCTCCAGTGGTTTCCTGTATGTCATCTCCCCATATCAAGGTACCATTGAACCGCTCACTGACAaaccacaaaaaaaaaagtgcCTGCATCCTCAGCATCGTCGGCGCAGTCTACCGCTTCCGCGCCGCCGACGACCCCGACTTCACCTGGGTCCTCTCCAACGTCTACCTAGTCAAGTAAGCCTCCCTTTATCTCCACTCCTTTCTATCTCATCTTATCTAACTCCGCCCAGCACAATCGAATGCTGCGTCGGCATAATCTGCGCCTGCGTCCCCTTCCTgcccgccctcgccaaaaagTCCCCCATCACGGCCGACTGGATGATCTCGCTCAAATCCCTCCGCGACCGTATCCTCTCGGCCGGCTCCCGCGGCTCCCGAGGCAACCGCTCCCACCCCTCAGCCAACGACTACGCTTACTACGGCAACTCCAAGGACCGCAACGCAAGCGGGGAGATCGACCCTGAGCTTGGCGGTACTGCTTCCCTCCGACCGCCCACgggcaagagcagcagcaagaacaCCACGCaggaggtggggttggaCACGATTGACGTGATTGATTCCATGCCGGGGCTGTACGGGGATGAGAGGagcaaggagaggaaggtgaggggggagatgttTAGGATGGATCCGACGTTGCAGACGCAGACGGAGACGAGGGTAGGGAGTGACGGGGagagcggggagggggtcaaAGGGGGGAttgaggtgaagaaggggtaTGCGGTTACtgaggggaggtgaagaagggtgATTTGATGGAATTGGATATATCCGGTCACTGTGGGGTTGGATAGGAGCGTTGGTCGCGCTCGGGTTTATGAGTATTTGATGATACCAAATAAAAAACACATTGTCTTTGAGATCTATCGTCGCGCGTCTTTCTCTACAAGTCTGTCTCTGGGTCCTGATGTTGGGTTCCTAATGATTTTGACAGATGGATGAGATTCTCTTAGTAGCTAGCAGTAAATCTACCGCGTGATCTTGTCAAATCGTTTTGCTCCTCGTGAAACACGTGGAATCAATCTCCAACACACGGTCGTAAAAACAGGGTGTGCCCCGACCAGTTCTTGTTCCAGTGCCGGATCAGCGGCGGCCACCACCCGTGCAGGTGGAAGCCATGTGGCAGCCCTCTTGGCTGATCTTTGCTTCCCCCCCGGGTTCATCTTGGAGATCTGTCCCGCCCCCTCTCGCTCCCCCTCGATCACTTCCCCGTGCTCTTCCCCGATTCATCACGGTACCTCAATCAACACTGCAGCCATCCTCTCGTCTCAATCTCAAACACTTTCCCCCGTGGCGCACGCCAAAATGACACCCACATCACATCAGTCAAATTTACCCATCCAGGTACCTACCCTACTGTGTTGCAACGAGAATGGAAGGGTGACACCCCCCCGGTGAGCCGGGCACCTCCCAAACAAACACCGTCCATCCATTCCCACCACATTCTGTGATGTATATTGCTTACCTCTTCACGTCATCCAATCGcatcccttcttcttcgtcctctctctttcccgTGCgcccatcctctcccaccaaaCATACGCTGTAGGACCCACCGTAATTCCCGGGCGCCTAAGCACCACTGCGGCACAGCCCGTCCGTT
The sequence above is a segment of the Podospora pseudoanserina strain CBS 124.78 chromosome 5, whole genome shotgun sequence genome. Coding sequences within it:
- a CDS encoding hypothetical protein (EggNog:ENOG503NWV6; COG:Q); protein product: MALLVDLLDHAPSGSGRAIVGLVALVFVLNILFWNTKYCTVSGSPVAGRKWWFEPLILTRYRFLLNGWSVTQAGWDQYGDRIFTIARPDSNVTVLPPRYLDELQNLPDTKLNGIEALAADMGDEYSGISILTGTHLTFNVIRNKLTPKMPAIITPLMEELEDALKIELPDSKEWVAVDLGNVFTRFVSRLTTRVWVGKELSRNDGWHTDNIRTVENIFMTAIVLRFVPPALHPIVGALLPTRGRIREGIKKVQSYLVPLIEERRRRQAELGTVPEEEEDVLQWLMDGASEEESSAENLTERYVYSVIGSLYTVSGALTDCLLDLAEHPEHVEPLRQELRQVMAESGGKWERGTAAKLVKMDSFMKESLRTNAPSPFSQKRIVKEELTLSDGLKLPAGAYVCMIDQSAIGRGPDKFDGFRYAGMRQDPGFMTKYQYTSTDRDHLTFGHGRLACPGRFVASLEMKMVLAAMLERYEVSFHPSGKGGVRPQKIQLLELAFHNPASRVYLRQRHQTKE
- a CDS encoding hypothetical protein (COG:E; EggNog:ENOG503NWDN; CAZy:AA3) translates to MDSEHDFIIVGGGTSGLVVAARLTEDPNTSVLVVEAGTEHTNDPRIRTPAFWLSVLGSPDFDWAYKTVPQKGLDGKVIPLSQGKLIGGSSAINGLAFVANSKAAVDAWGAFGNPGWDWETLGPYYKRFHTLAHPSDAAGKHLRLSYVDESVRGCDGPIKASFPEESKDPLPNAWVDTIGALGFPASGDPFSGKFSGGYVNALSVDPESRTRSDAATAYFEPAKSRPNLHVVTSALAEKILFDTAGASPKAVGVQIQKDGKTVTLAAKKEVILAAGVFGSPKLLELSGVGNRELLEKLNIPVVVDNPNVGENLQDHPVSSVSFEVEEGVKTIDALTRQDPEAVGAAMQEYMTNKSGPFAVGNFTGSLLPVADFVGPDGKSTLDQVIKQITASNPSPSSGDFTPHHTEFVHSVLANRAEGAGNLFMYAACANVNPDSVGADIIVKDASPANFVTICAALCYPLSRGSAHITSSNAADLSVIDPRYLEHPLDLEVQARLLRYAETIVRTEPLSKFIKRGGRRNAGAPADLGDLDVAKQYSKLSALSCWHPTSTCAMLPRERGGVVDARLHVHGVEGLRIVDSSIIPLATRGNTQTTVYAVAERAADLIKKEYGIGN
- a CDS encoding hypothetical protein (EggNog:ENOG503P4Y0) — protein: MDGPDGMPMDFNLIPAMAPPEGQVPNFENPSVNQAPAYIAVAAVFMALTVFFAGVRFWARFFVQRAPWWDDFSLHGVGRHMWDVSVASVMKLIEPGRAIGDVTEPAIGFTKLGLLLFYYKLFAVNDLTRIGSLVGMAVVVPLYTALFFVFVFMDEASAWKANKAMAVFNIVTDFYLLVLPLTAVVWLRMERRKKIGLIVIFSSGFLACILSIVGAVYRFRAADDPDFTWVLSNVYLVNTIECCVGIICACVPFLPALAKKSPITADWMISLKSLRDRILSAGSRGSRGNRSHPSANDYAYYGNSKDRNASGEIDPELGGTASLRPPTGKSSSKNTTQEVGLDTIDVIDSMPGLYGDERSKERKVRGEMFRMDPTLQTQTETRVGSDGESGEGVKGGIEVKKGYAVTEGR